The genomic window CTCTACTCCACATTTATTAATAACACTATCAGTTTATCACTGCATGAATCTTTCACGCCTCTTCACTTACGTCCCATACATCTCAGAGTTTGTAACAGAGAGACACGATTAAGTGCACTTTAAGTTTGGCGTTGTATCTgaaatgtgttatttgtgtgtaatCTGCTGCTCTGTTCGGCCTAATACTGTGTGCTACAGGAGGAGGCACTTCAGGCCTTTATCCAGCCTGAGACTCTGGATGGGCCCAATCAGTACTTCTGTGAGCGCTGCAAAAAGAAATGTGATGCCCGCAAGGTGAGCCAGCTTTCAGAAACCAGGTTACAGAAGGCCTGTGAAGATCATCGCCACATGTGTGTCTCCTCTTtcacctgttttctttttcttctgtaggGACTGAGGTTTCTGCACTTTCCATACCTGCTAACCCTGCAGCTGAAGCGCTTTGACTTTGACTACACCACTATGCACCGTATCAAGCTCAACGACCGCATGACCTTCCCAGAGGAGCTTGATATGAGCCCCTTCATGGACGTGGAAGATGAGGTGATTGGTCTCAGGACAGCtgtgcttctttttctttttataaaaaaacaaaacaaaaaaaacatcttttgtttAACCCCAGTAGAGCCACTGTGTTACCTGTGTGGCAACCTGCCCTTCGGAACCATTGCAGTACTTTTTTGTAACTCCTTATGATAAAGTGTCATCTTCAGTGACATCATTAATCATTCTTGACTGCAACAGCACAGTAATATAACAGTAACCGTGGccttactgttttttgtttctctgaagaAATCTCCTCAGACTGAAAGCTGCACTGATAGTGGGGCAGAGAATGAAGGGAGTTGCCACAGTGATCAGATGAGCAATGACTTTTCCACAGACGACGGTGTGGATGAGGGCATTTGTCTTGACAACACCAGCAGTACAGAGAGAGTCCTGAAGCCAAAGGTAATCTAGTCACAGAGAGAGTCCTGAAGCCATAGTTAATGTAGTCACAGAGAGAGTCCTGAAGCCAAAGGTAACGTAGTCACAGAGAGAGTCCTGAAGCCAAAGATAATGTAGTCACAGAGAGAGTCCTGAAGCCATAGTTAATGTAGTCACAGAGAGGGTGCTGAAGCCAAAGGTAACGTAGTCACAGAGAGGGTGCTGAAGCCAAAGTTAATGTTATCACAGAGAGGGTCCTGAAGCCAAAGGTAATGTAGTCACAGAGAGGGTCCTGAAGCCAAAGATAATGTAGTCACAGAGAGAGTCCTGAAGCCATAGTTAATGTAGTCACAGAGAGAGTCCTGAAGCCAAAGTTAATGTTATCACAGAGAGGGTCCTGAAGACAGGTAATGCAGTCACTGTGCACTTTAAAGATATGCCAACCAGTTGGTCATTAGCTGGCAACTGTGGATGTAGCACTAAGtgattcccctctctctcctgtgcagaGCTCACTTACCTTTGAGCTCTTCTCGGTCATGGTGCACTCGGGCAGTGCTGCAGGTGGACACTACTATGCCTGCATCAAATCCTTCAGCGATGGCCAATGGTACAGCTTCAACGACCAGCACGTGAGCAAGGTCAGCCGTCTTCCTTGATGGatattttggttatttttcttcatttttcttaaaGCAATGCCTCCTAATAAAAATGAGAGCCATCAAAGTTCTACTATCAAGGTGATATTTTCTTCTCTTAACTTGTAAGAGTGGAATGAACTCTCCTCACTTCATTTTGTACTGTAAAATGTCGAATTGCAGATCACACAAGAAGACATTAGGAAGACGTATGGTGGATCCTCAGGGAGCAGAGGCTATTACTCCAGTGCCTTTGCCAGGTTGGTGAGACCTCATCGCTCTCTCTGGAATTTCAACACTGGCTGTGTTTATGGGAGCACCACTTGCTGATTCACAGCCATGCACAACATCAGAGCTATAATCATGATGAACTTTACACATAGCGCAGTGAAATGACGTCTTTCCACGCAGAGACAATGAGGGTTATTATTTAGACATGAACTGAGCTCTGCTTATTTCCTCCTTTATATGCTCTTGGTCTGTAGAGTGTTCTTGTGATGTACAGCAACTTTTAATAGCTAATGTTTAGACTGTGATGCCCCTCTGTTAATATCAACCTCTAATACTAATATctcctttttcatgttttcacagctCTACAAATGCATACATGCTCATATACAGGCTAAAAGATCCTTCAAGGAATGCAAGTAAGAACAAAgtttctgttttatatatattttttttttttaaagatttttgtCCCAGTATTGAGTCAGTGTAGAATGTTTAAAAGACTTTTTAATTCCCTTTATTTCAAATTCCTTTAGTTTTCTTCAGTACTGAGTTGATTTTTAACATGAGGCGCTGTGTTCTATGGCACGTCTTGCCTGCTTTTCAGTCAGTGCTTGACCTTTTTGTCTGACTTTGAGTCTGACCGTGTTGTGCATCTGGACAGAGTATATGGAGGTGGAGGACTTCCCAGAACACATTAAGAGACTGGTGCAGAGGGAAAAGGAGTCCGAGGAACAGgagaagagacaaagagaaattgAGCGTAACACATGCAAGGTAGTTCAGTGACCTACCTATGGAACTTTTGTAATACCTCTTTGACTGTGTTAAGTAGTACTTGACCTCTGTCTCTTACAATCTTTTTTGGTCTCTGAACCAGATCAAGCTCTTCTGCATGCACCCtgtgaagaagatgatgatgatggagaatAAACTTGAAGTTCACAAGGATAAAACTCTTAGAGAAGCTACAGAAATAGCATACAAGGTACACATTGTGAATGCTGACAGATCATAATGACTACTTAAGTTGGTCTCTCTAACCATGATATACTATGGGCACATTGCTTTAATGTAAGCTTATCTGCCTGCTCTCAAGTCATGCTCTCATCACCCATAGGCTCTCAAGGCCTAAGGGTAAATCGAAAGATAACATCACAATGGTTTTTAATATATTCAcaagttttgtgttttcttctctctcctggtGCATAGCTGATGGATCTAGAGGGGGTGGTTCCGTTGGACTGCTGTCGGTTGGTGAAGTACGATGAGTTTCACGAGTACTTAGAGCGCTCTTATGAAGGCGAGGAGGACATGCCGATGGGCCTGCTCTTGGGTGGAGTGAAATCTTCCTACATGTTTGACTTACTGCTGGAGACCCGCAGGCCTGATCAGGTGTTCCAACCTTACAAACCTGGAGGTACATGTTCCACAGTCATAGTATAAAACCAACCTCACAGCCTTAAAAAGCCAGAGGTACCTACTCTACAGTCGTAGTATAAAATCAACCTCAAAGCCGTAAAAAGCCAGAGGTACCTATTCTATGGTCATAATATAAAACCAGCCTCATAGTTCTGCAGATGGTCCTCTTTCCACTGTTTCCTTTTTCAGAGCCATAATTAATAGTAAGCGGCACTAGCCAACATGTTTGAACAGTGTTGTATTTGACCGTGAAATGCTGAGTCAATGACGTATTTTGCACCCACATGGCTCTTAGCAGACTTGTGGACCTTTCTTGTTTGAATTATTTAGAGAGGGTATGATAATCATGCTTTAAGCCTTAGGATATTaagacattttttatttgtcgTTTTGTGACTCCTGTTCAGTTATGATTTGGTGTGAAATCTAGACAAAACGTTTGTAacctgaaatgtgtgtgtgtgtgtgtgtgtgtgtgtgtgtgtgtgtgtgtttctctttctgtagagGTAATGGTGAAGGTGCATGTGGTGGATCTGAAGAGTGAGACCATTGCACCTCCTGTCAGTGTGCGGGCTTATCTAAATCAGAGCATCACCGAGTTCAAGCAACTTATTGCACAGGTACAAAACTGCAAGTGCATTACAGCACCAAATCACTGAGACTGAACGCAGTTGTGCTAATATTGAGCTTGTGAGGTTAGTAAGGAGGTCTAATATGCACTCGCTTGAATATACATGTGTTCATTCACAGGCCACTGGACTTTCTGCTGAAACCATGCGTGTCGTCCTGGAGCGCTGCTATAATGACCTTCGGTTACTTTATGTGCCCAATAAGACACTGAAAGCTGAGGGTTTCTTCAGGAGCAACAAGGTCCCTCTTTTTACCAGTCACCTCTACTTTagggttttattttatttgatgaaTATCTCTGTAGAGGTTTTATTAACCATGCTtgactccccccccctcctcaggTTTTTGTGGAAAGCTCTGATTCATCAGATCACCAAGTCACATTTACTGACTCCCTCTTATGGAAGCTCTTGGATCGCCATGGGAACACAATCCGACTGTTTGTCACACTGCCCGAGCAGTCGCCAGGCCGCCTGGCCAATAGAACTAGTTGTCCCAAGGCCAGTGGTGACTCAGAGGACTCTTTTGAAGGGGCAAAGGGCAGCAGGAAGTCGGTGGAGGCGATTCTGgaagagagcacagagaggctGAAAAACCTGTCCttacagcagcagcagggctGCAGTACCAGCGACAGTCAAAAAAGCTCAGACCACAGTGACTTTGAGCACATTGAGTCTCCTGCCCAGGAACCCGACTCGGCCCCCCAGCCCGCTCCGCTGGACGACCGCACGCGGGTGGCCAGCGGGGGCAGCGCCAGCGGGGGCGCCTCTGACCCAGAGAACCAGTTCCCTTCGGAAGAGCGCTCTGATTCGGACATGAACAACGACCGCAGCACCAGCTCAGTGGACAGCGACATTCTGAGTTCCAGCCACAGTAGCGACACACTGTGTAATGCGGACAGCGGGCCGCTGCCGCTAGCCAATGGCCTGGACTCGCACAGCATCACCAGTAGCCGCCGCTCCAAAGCCCACGAGGGCAAAAAAGAGACATGGGACACTGCAGAGGAGGATTCGGGCACTGACAGCGAATACGATGAGAACGGCAAGAGTAAAGGCGACGCCCAGTACCTGTACTTCAAAGCAGAGCCCTATTCACCGGAGGATGGCTCTGGAGATAGCCAGAAATGTACACACTTTTCtcctatccttttttttaattgaaatggtCTCAACTGTAGAAAAACACCAGTTATCTATATCTTTCTCAGACTTAGAttttccaaaaatgttttttgttctgtttctctcattagTTTACAGCAAAAAGAGAACTCGATATTAAGGTTTAAAGACTTGGACGTTATTgcaataatgtaatgtaagatTGACTAAGGCCACCCCTTAGCGAGGGGCTTTTGCATTAGGGCTGAAAGTATGATTCAAAACAGCAACATGTAAGTTCatgcaaatgtgtgtgatttatagCAGCAGAATTACACCTGTTTGCAGATCAAACCTGTTTTATAACTGAAAGGTTTTCTGGGATGGTGTGTTTCAGGTTTACTGGTCCATGTAGATAAGAGGATCACACTGGCAGCATTCAAGCAGAATCTGGAACCCTTTGTTGGGGTCACTTCCACCCAGTTTAAGGTCTTCCGGGTGTACGCCAACAACCAAGAGTTCGAGAGCGTGCGACTGAATGAGAcgctctcctctttctcagatGATAACAAGGTCAGTCTTTACTTTGGCTGTGCCGAGAACATTCTTGTCCTGTTTTTGTCATACCAAACCATTTTCGCTTTCTCTGATAATGTGCTCTGCCCGTTACAGATTACTATTCGGTTAGGAAGAGCACTGAAGAAAGGGGAATACCGGGTGAAGGTCTACCAACTGTTAATAAATGACCCTGAGGTAagccatccttttttttctgtttggaaaAGAAGTTGTACTGGTACTCAAGGCCTGCTCTGAAATTCCTTAAGTGGGTAACCATGCATTTATGTCTCGTTCTGCCCTTAGCCCTGTAAGTTCCTAGTGGACACTGTGTTTGCCAAGGGCATGACTGTGAGGCAATCCAAGGAGGAGTTACTGCCCTTACTGAGAGACCAGTGCAAACTGGACCTCAGTATCGACAGGTGAGCACGCGTTTCACGCATAAtaatgtgtatgactgtatccTTATGTACATAAGCATCCTAATGCCAATTAAGATCTTCTTGTCGTACAGTCtgaatgtttctctttcatgACTGGTAGTTGTTATGTTAGAAACATCGGAGAGGATTGTTGCTGCTACGTTTCCACAAATGTTGCTCTgacattaaacattatttattgatttatttctttattttgcaaAGATGAGTGTAGTGAGTCACAGCAGTGACTGACCTTTTAAACCTCATGACTCACAGCTCGGCCAGCTAAAGGTTGGTCACTGCTCCTGTTGAATACAAATGAAGTAtctggctctgtctctgtctgtgtgcaggttTCGTCTCAGGAAAAAGACCTGGAAAAACCCAGGGACAGTGTTTTTGGACTACCACGTCTATGAAGAGGACATTAACATCTCCAGCAATTGGGAGGTCTTCCTGGAGGTTCTTGAGGGTAAAGTGAAATCTACGTTTTAGGCAGACGctcaacaattttttttgttttatcatatAACACGGATGTATTCATTCTCAAATTCATGCAGTATCTCTTTCATCCCCTCATACTGGTTCTTTGTTataaagacttaaaaaaaaaaagaaagaaaaaaaaaaagtaaataatatGTTGAATTTTTGACAGTCCTTACAATGCTGGTATGTTCTCTGAACTTGTTTCTGCAGAACCAGAGAGAATGAAATCCATGTCCCAGCTGGCAGTCTTGACGCGGCGCTGGAGGCCGTCTCAGATGAAGCTGGAGCCTTTCCAGGAGGTGGTGCTGGAGAGCAGCAGTGTGGAGGAGCTTAAGGAAAAGGTATGGAGACAAACAGtggggttgtttgtgtgtgtgtttacacacagactttttttttttttttatatatatatatatagattgtACTGTTTCTAAGTATAACTGAGTAATTGAGTAGTATAATTAAGTGATTGTAATAATTTAATTTTGCTTCATTGGTGAGTGTAATAATGCCAAGTACTTTTGAATGCAGTGTGGCGCTCTGTTAGTAATACAAGCTATTGATATGCAGTTAGTAATGCTTGACTAATACTTGACTTCTCATTGTTTTTTCAGCTCAGTGAACTGAGTGGTATTCCTCTTGAAAACCTGGAGTTTGCAAAggtatattttttattattcatgCTCCTTTATTTAATTGGAACTGTGTGATTCTATTTTGATTTTAATCAATTTAATTGAGGTCATAAATGATGGTCATTATATGACTTAATTTGTGGGTTTCACAGGGGCGAGGAACATTTCCCTGTGACATATCTGTTCTGGAGATCCATCAGGATTTGGATTGGAACCCTAAAGTCTCCACACTCAATGTCTGGCCCCTCTATATCTGTGATGATGGTGCCGTGGTCTTTTACAGGTAAGACACTCATCATAATTGTTTAGCTGTGAAACCTTGGCTCTGTGCATTAGGTGGTATTCATTGAGACAGCACCAAGAAAAGCTTAGATCTGTTTTTTTGAGAAAGTTAAGAACTGAGGCCTCGATTGCAGGCATGCTTTGAGGAGGTGATAGCCAAagtttccatttctctctgcagGGATAGCACTGAGGAGC from Chanos chanos chromosome 2, fChaCha1.1, whole genome shotgun sequence includes these protein-coding regions:
- the usp47 gene encoding ubiquitin carboxyl-terminal hydrolase 47 isoform X6, encoding MEMVPSEEKQLVPREIESAAEEPRVLCIVQDTTNAKTVTERLTLNLPASTSLSKLFEDVAHKAGYVNGTFDLAWSNTPDMAPLDQGSDVSLVDSGFEPGKKNFLQLIDKDGEQPQIASVNSSGLDDSSQDRFIGPLPRDGTVGCSSDYSSPSYSYSSILNKSETGYVGLVNQAMTCYLNSLLQTLFMTPEFRNALYNWEFEESEEDPVTSIPYQLQRLFVLLQTSKKRAIETTDVTRSFGWDSSEAWQQHDVQELCRVMFDALEQKWKQTEQADLINQLYQGKLKDYVRCLECGYESWRIDTYLDIPLVIRPFGASQAFGSVEEALQAFIQPETLDGPNQYFCERCKKKCDARKGLRFLHFPYLLTLQLKRFDFDYTTMHRIKLNDRMTFPEELDMSPFMDVEDEKSPQTESCTDSGAENEGSCHSDQMSNDFSTDDGVDEGICLDNTSSTERVLKPKITQEDIRKTYGGSSGSRGYYSSAFASSTNAYMLIYRLKDPSRNAKYMEVEDFPEHIKRLVQREKESEEQEKRQREIERNTCKIKLFCMHPVKKMMMMENKLEVHKDKTLREATEIAYKLMDLEGVVPLDCCRLVKYDEFHEYLERSYEGEEDMPMGLLLGGVKSSYMFDLLLETRRPDQVFQPYKPGEVMVKVHVVDLKSETIAPPVSVRAYLNQSITEFKQLIAQATGLSAETMRVVLERCYNDLRLLYVPNKTLKAEGFFRSNKVFVESSDSSDHQVTFTDSLLWKLLDRHGNTIRLFVTLPEQSPGRLANRTSCPKASGDSEDSFEGAKGSRKSVEAILEESTERLKNLSLQQQQGCSTSDSQKSSDHSDFEHIESPAQEPDSAPQPAPLDDRTRVASGGSASGGASDPENQFPSEERSDSDMNNDRSTSSVDSDILSSSHSSDTLCNADSGPLPLANGLDSHSITSSRRSKAHEGKKETWDTAEEDSGTDSEYDENGKSKGDAQYLYFKAEPYSPEDGSGDSQKCLLVHVDKRITLAAFKQNLEPFVGVTSTQFKVFRVYANNQEFESVRLNETLSSFSDDNKITIRLGRALKKGEYRVKVYQLLINDPEPCKFLVDTVFAKGMTVRQSKEELLPLLRDQCKLDLSIDRFRLRKKTWKNPGTVFLDYHVYEEDINISSNWEVFLEVLEEPERMKSMSQLAVLTRRWRPSQMKLEPFQEVVLESSSVEELKEKLSELSGIPLENLEFAKGRGTFPCDISVLEIHQDLDWNPKVSTLNVWPLYICDDGAVVFYRDSTEEPMELSEEERSELMKKESSRLLKTGHRVSYSPRKEKALKIYLDGGPTKDPGQD
- the usp47 gene encoding ubiquitin carboxyl-terminal hydrolase 47 isoform X5 yields the protein MEMVPSEEKQLVPREIESAAEEPRVLCIVQDTTNAKTVTERLTLNLPASTSLSKLFEDVAHKAGYVNGTFDLAWSNTPDMAPLDQGSDVSLVDSGFEPGKKNFLQLIDKDGEQPQIASVNSSGLDDSSQDRFIGPLPRDGTVGCSSDYSSPSYSYSSILNKSETGYVGLVNQAMTCYLNSLLQTLFMTPEFRNALYNWEFEESEEDPVTSIPYQLQRLFVLLQTSKKRAIETTDVTRSFGWDSSEAWQQHDVQELCRVMFDALEQKWKQTEQADLINQLYQGKLKDYVRCLECGYESWRIDTYLDIPLVIRPFGASQAFGSVEEALQAFIQPETLDGPNQYFCERCKKKCDARKGLRFLHFPYLLTLQLKRFDFDYTTMHRIKLNDRMTFPEELDMSPFMDVEDETESCTDSGAENEGSCHSDQMSNDFSTDDGVDEGICLDNTSSTERVLKPKSSLTFELFSVMVHSGSAAGGHYYACIKSFSDGQWYSFNDQHVSKITQEDIRKTYGGSSGSRGYYSSAFASSTNAYMLIYRLKDPSRNAKYMEVEDFPEHIKRLVQREKESEEQEKRQREIERNTCKIKLFCMHPVKKMMMMENKLEVHKDKTLREATEIAYKLMDLEGVVPLDCCRLVKYDEFHEYLERSYEGEEDMPMGLLLGGVKSSYMFDLLLETRRPDQVFQPYKPGEVMVKVHVVDLKSETIAPPVSVRAYLNQSITEFKQLIAQATGLSAETMRVVLERCYNDLRLLYVPNKTLKAEGFFRSNKVFVESSDSSDHQVTFTDSLLWKLLDRHGNTIRLFVTLPEQSPGRLANRTSCPKASGDSEDSFEGAKGSRKSVEAILEESTERLKNLSLQQQQGCSTSDSQKSSDHSDFEHIESPAQEPDSAPQPAPLDDRTRVASGGSASGGASDPENQFPSEERSDSDMNNDRSTSSVDSDILSSSHSSDTLCNADSGPLPLANGLDSHSITSSRRSKAHEGKKETWDTAEEDSGTDSEYDENGKSKGDAQYLYFKAEPYSPEDGSGDSQKCLLVHVDKRITLAAFKQNLEPFVGVTSTQFKVFRVYANNQEFESVRLNETLSSFSDDNKITIRLGRALKKGEYRVKVYQLLINDPEPCKFLVDTVFAKGMTVRQSKEELLPLLRDQCKLDLSIDRFRLRKKTWKNPGTVFLDYHVYEEDINISSNWEVFLEVLEEPERMKSMSQLAVLTRRWRPSQMKLEPFQEVVLESSSVEELKEKLSELSGIPLENLEFAKGRGTFPCDISVLEIHQDLDWNPKVSTLNVWPLYICDDGAVVFYRDSTEEPMELSEEERSELMKKESSRLLKTGHRVSYSPRKEKALKIYLDGGPTKDPGQD
- the usp47 gene encoding ubiquitin carboxyl-terminal hydrolase 47 isoform X7, with amino-acid sequence MEMVPSEEKQLVPREIESAAEEPRVLCIVQDTTNAKTVTERLTLNLPASTSLSKLFEDVAHKAGYVNGTFDLAWSNTPDMAPLDQGSDVSLVDSGFEPGKKNFLQLIDKDGEQPQIASVNSSGLDDSSQDRFIGPLPRDGTVGCSSDYSSPSYSYSSILNKSETGYVGLVNQAMTCYLNSLLQTLFMTPEFRNALYNWEFEESEEDPVTSIPYQLQRLFVLLQTSKKRAIETTDVTRSFGWDSSEAWQQHDVQELCRVMFDALEQKWKQTEQEEALQAFIQPETLDGPNQYFCERCKKKCDARKGLRFLHFPYLLTLQLKRFDFDYTTMHRIKLNDRMTFPEELDMSPFMDVEDEKSPQTESCTDSGAENEGSCHSDQMSNDFSTDDGVDEGICLDNTSSTERVLKPKSSLTFELFSVMVHSGSAAGGHYYACIKSFSDGQWYSFNDQHVSKITQEDIRKTYGGSSGSRGYYSSAFASSTNAYMLIYRLKDPSRNAKYMEVEDFPEHIKRLVQREKESEEQEKRQREIERNTCKIKLFCMHPVKKMMMMENKLEVHKDKTLREATEIAYKLMDLEGVVPLDCCRLVKYDEFHEYLERSYEGEEDMPMGLLLGGVKSSYMFDLLLETRRPDQVFQPYKPGEVMVKVHVVDLKSETIAPPVSVRAYLNQSITEFKQLIAQATGLSAETMRVVLERCYNDLRLLYVPNKTLKAEGFFRSNKVFVESSDSSDHQVTFTDSLLWKLLDRHGNTIRLFVTLPEQSPGRLANRTSCPKASGDSEDSFEGAKGSRKSVEAILEESTERLKNLSLQQQQGCSTSDSQKSSDHSDFEHIESPAQEPDSAPQPAPLDDRTRVASGGSASGGASDPENQFPSEERSDSDMNNDRSTSSVDSDILSSSHSSDTLCNADSGPLPLANGLDSHSITSSRRSKAHEGKKETWDTAEEDSGTDSEYDENGKSKGDAQYLYFKAEPYSPEDGSGDSQKCLLVHVDKRITLAAFKQNLEPFVGVTSTQFKVFRVYANNQEFESVRLNETLSSFSDDNKITIRLGRALKKGEYRVKVYQLLINDPEPCKFLVDTVFAKGMTVRQSKEELLPLLRDQCKLDLSIDRFRLRKKTWKNPGTVFLDYHVYEEDINISSNWEVFLEVLEEPERMKSMSQLAVLTRRWRPSQMKLEPFQEVVLESSSVEELKEKLSELSGIPLENLEFAKGRGTFPCDISVLEIHQDLDWNPKVSTLNVWPLYICDDGAVVFYRDSTEEPMELSEEERSELMKKESSRLLKTGHRVSYSPRKEKALKIYLDGGPTKDPGQD
- the usp47 gene encoding ubiquitin carboxyl-terminal hydrolase 47 isoform X3, producing the protein MEMVPSEEKQLVPREGIFWSCRQSIFEEMKKRFSQIESAAEEPRVLCIVQDTTNAKTVTERLTLNLPASTSLSKLFEDVAHKAGYVNGTFDLAWSNTPDMAPLDQGSDVSLVDSGFEPGKKNFLQLIDKDGEQPQIASVNSSGLDDSSQDRFIGPLPRDGTVGCSSDYSSPSYSYSSILNKSETGYVGLVNQAMTCYLNSLLQTLFMTPEFRNALYNWEFEESEEDPVTSIPYQLQRLFVLLQTSKKRAIETTDVTRSFGWDSSEAWQQHDVQELCRVMFDALEQKWKQTEQADLINQLYQGKLKDYVRCLECGYESWRIDTYLDIPLVIRPFGASQAFGSVEEALQAFIQPETLDGPNQYFCERCKKKCDARKGLRFLHFPYLLTLQLKRFDFDYTTMHRIKLNDRMTFPEELDMSPFMDVEDEKSPQTESCTDSGAENEGSCHSDQMSNDFSTDDGVDEGICLDNTSSTERVLKPKSSLTFELFSVMVHSGSAAGGHYYACIKSFSDGQWYSFNDQHVSKITQEDIRKTYGGSSGSRGYYSSAFASSTNAYMLIYRLKDPSRNAKYMEVEDFPEHIKRLVQREKESEEQEKRQREIERNTCKIKLFCMHPVKKMMMMENKLEVHKDKTLREATEIAYKLMDLEGVVPLDCCRLVKYDEFHEYLERSYEGEEDMPMGLLLGGVKSSYMFDLLLETRRPDQVFQPYKPGEVMVKVHVVDLKSETIAPPVSVRAYLNQSITEFKQLIAQATGLSAETMRVVLERCYNDLRLLYVPNKTLKAEGFFRSNKVFVESSDSSDHQVTFTDSLLWKLLDRHGNTIRLFVTLPEQSPGRLANRTSCPKASGDSEDSFEGAKGSRKSVEAILEESTERLKNLSLQQQQGCSTSDSQKSSDHSDFEHIESPAQEPDSAPQPAPLDDRTRVASGGSASGGASDPENQFPSEERSDSDMNNDRSTSSVDSDILSSSHSSDTLCNADSGPLPLANGLDSHSITSSRRSKAHEGKKETWDTAEEDSGTDSEYDENGKSKGDAQYLYFKAEPYSPEDGSGDSQKCLLVHVDKRITLAAFKQNLEPFVGVTSTQFKVFRVYANNQEFESVRLNETLSSFSDDNKITIRLGRALKKGEYRVKVYQLLINDPEPCKFLVDTVFAKGMTVRQSKEELLPLLRDQCKLDLSIDRFRLRKKTWKNPGTVFLDYHVYEEDINISSNWEVFLEVLEEPERMKSMSQLAVLTRRWRPSQMKLEPFQEVVLESSSVEELKEKLSELSGIPLENLEFAKGRGTFPCDISVLEIHQDLDWNPKVSTLNVWPLYICDDGAVVFYRDSTEEPMELSEEERSELMKKESSRLLKTGHRVSYSPRKEKALKIYLDGGPTKDPGQD
- the usp47 gene encoding ubiquitin carboxyl-terminal hydrolase 47 isoform X2; amino-acid sequence: MEMVPSEEKQLVPREIESAAEEPRVLCIVQDTTNAKTVTERLTLNLPASTSLSKLFEDVAHKAGYVNGTFDLAWSNTPDMAPLDQGSDVSLVDSGFEPGKKNFLQLIDKDGEQPQIASDESGTADSSGLDDSSQDRFIGPLPRDGTVGCSSDYSSPSYSYSSILNKSETGYVGLVNQAMTCYLNSLLQTLFMTPEFRNALYNWEFEESEEDPVTSIPYQLQRLFVLLQTSKKRAIETTDVTRSFGWDSSEAWQQHDVQELCRVMFDALEQKWKQTEQADLINQLYQGKLKDYVRCLECGYESWRIDTYLDIPLVIRPFGASQAFGSVEEALQAFIQPETLDGPNQYFCERCKKKCDARKGLRFLHFPYLLTLQLKRFDFDYTTMHRIKLNDRMTFPEELDMSPFMDVEDEKSPQTESCTDSGAENEGSCHSDQMSNDFSTDDGVDEGICLDNTSSTERVLKPKSSLTFELFSVMVHSGSAAGGHYYACIKSFSDGQWYSFNDQHVSKITQEDIRKTYGGSSGSRGYYSSAFASSTNAYMLIYRLKDPSRNAKYMEVEDFPEHIKRLVQREKESEEQEKRQREIERNTCKIKLFCMHPVKKMMMMENKLEVHKDKTLREATEIAYKLMDLEGVVPLDCCRLVKYDEFHEYLERSYEGEEDMPMGLLLGGVKSSYMFDLLLETRRPDQVFQPYKPGEVMVKVHVVDLKSETIAPPVSVRAYLNQSITEFKQLIAQATGLSAETMRVVLERCYNDLRLLYVPNKTLKAEGFFRSNKVFVESSDSSDHQVTFTDSLLWKLLDRHGNTIRLFVTLPEQSPGRLANRTSCPKASGDSEDSFEGAKGSRKSVEAILEESTERLKNLSLQQQQGCSTSDSQKSSDHSDFEHIESPAQEPDSAPQPAPLDDRTRVASGGSASGGASDPENQFPSEERSDSDMNNDRSTSSVDSDILSSSHSSDTLCNADSGPLPLANGLDSHSITSSRRSKAHEGKKETWDTAEEDSGTDSEYDENGKSKGDAQYLYFKAEPYSPEDGSGDSQKCLLVHVDKRITLAAFKQNLEPFVGVTSTQFKVFRVYANNQEFESVRLNETLSSFSDDNKITIRLGRALKKGEYRVKVYQLLINDPEPCKFLVDTVFAKGMTVRQSKEELLPLLRDQCKLDLSIDRFRLRKKTWKNPGTVFLDYHVYEEDINISSNWEVFLEVLEEPERMKSMSQLAVLTRRWRPSQMKLEPFQEVVLESSSVEELKEKLSELSGIPLENLEFAKGRGTFPCDISVLEIHQDLDWNPKVSTLNVWPLYICDDGAVVFYRDSTEEPMELSEEERSELMKKESSRLLKTGHRVSYSPRKEKALKIYLDGGPTKDPGQD